A genomic window from Neoarius graeffei isolate fNeoGra1 chromosome 5, fNeoGra1.pri, whole genome shotgun sequence includes:
- the LOC132886981 gene encoding uncharacterized protein LOC132886981, producing the protein MAPCWKNHKSAVKEGVICFVLGAVGGCALGATVTPVHQAMTEIISGSLLKPITDGVRTVGPLGLGTLLGATAISTTMASAAAGVTVAALVTLLLITKQKNESTSGFVWIATGVAASLGTTFCGAALGYIIEKHIMRSGIVALLWALGIFTALKAFIHIVVQLAFKDWKFCSIIVTEAEEQCSERLDILEAEQREKVAVEIEQMMIAYETDKSFDGKSVQDFRAAQEAQRQNREELEKQRMKARELTLVQRSIKKHLTNIVAKYVQLLTFSSIPMTVTATVTAGFGIFGFGDYRFVFVVLIALVLCMAFMLMRLMHLNFWMFTACIGMFATFVIAVLTVHAGQEALEMSIRMRKAGQVLSKENISATMDHKASLEAIASGFFVSKMFQIALGATVGGPLDQKVLDKVIVGASITTVALLSVIEASLVALGIGGMAGALMGALGAAGVSMGAAAAVAVQCSSWAGTISTTAGMLFGALAIGSWDINNIALQVLVAYMFAMVNPY; encoded by the coding sequence ATCACAAGAGTGCAGTAAAGGAAGGAGTTATTTGCTTTGTGCTGGGAGCAGTGGGAGGATGTGCATTAGGAGCCACAGTGACTCCAGTACACCAGGCCATGACTGAGATTATATCAGGGTCACTACTGAAACCAATCACTGACGGAGTGAGGACTGTGGGGCCACTGGGTTTGGGGACTTTACTGGGAGCGACTGCAATATCCACAACAATGGCTTCGGCTGCAGCAGGAGTGACTGTGGCTGCTTTAGTTACTTTACTGCTCATAACAAAACAGAAAAATGAGTCTACGAGTGGATTTGTGTGGATTGCAACTGGGGTAGCTGCATCCCTTGGCACAACATTCTGTGGAGCAGCACTTGGGTATATTATAGAGAAACACATCATGAGGTCTGGGATTGTGGCACTACTCTGGGCTCTAGGGATATTCACTGCACTGAAAGCGTTCATTCACATTGTTGTACAGCTGGCATTCAAGGATTGGAAGTTCTGTAGCATCATTGTCACTGAGGCCGAAGAGCAATGCTCTGAGAGACTGGACATTTTGGAGGCTGAGCAGAGAGAGAAAGTTGCTGTGGAGATTGAACAGATGATGATAGCTTATGAGACAGATAAAAGCTTTGATGGAAAGAGTGTGCAAGATTTCAGAGCTGCCCAGGAGGCCCAGCGACAGAACAGAGAGGAACTAGAGAAACAGCGAATGAAAGCAAGAGAGTTGACATTGGTGCAAAGGAGCATTAAGAAGCATCTGACCAACATCGTAGCCAAATATGTACAGCTTCTGACTTTCTCCAGCATTCCAATGACAGTGACTGCCACTGTAACAGCTGGGTTTGGAATCTTTGGATTCGGAGACTACAGATTTGTTTTCGTTGTCCTAATAGCCCTAGTCCTCTGCATGGCCTTCATGTTAATGAGGTTGATGCATTTGAACTTCTGGATGTTCACAGCCTGCATTGGAATGTTTGCCACATTTGTCATTGCTGTACTCACAGTGCATGCAGGACAAGAAGCACTGGAGATGTCTATAAGAATGCGAAAGGCTGGACAGGTGCTAAGTAAGGAGAACATTTCTGCCACGATGGACCACAAAGCTTCACTAGAAGCCATAGCATCAGGGTTTTTTGTATCTAAAATGTTCCAGATTGCTTTAGGTGCCACAGTTGGAGGTCCACTGGATCAGAAGGTGTTGGATAAAGTTATCGTGGGAGCATCTATTACAACTGTAGCTCTTCTTTCAGTTATTGAAGCCTCATTAGTAGCTCTCGGGATTGGTGGTATGGCAGGGGCATTGATGGGGGCACTAGGGGCAGCTGGGGTGTCTATGGGGGCAGCTGCAGCTGTAGCAGTTCAGTGTTCCTCATGGGCAGGGACCATCAGCACCACAGCTGGGATGCTGTTTGGAGCTTTAGCCATTGGAAGCTGGGACATCAATAACATTGCACTGCAGGTGCTTGTGGCCTACATGTTTGCTATGGTAAATCCTTACTGA